CACTAAGAAGACATGCCTGAAACTTCTGAATAAGAATCAGGGGTTACAAATGGCGTACATGGCAATTGAGGCTTCTCCTGATCAGGGCATTTTGATATATACAAATGCATATACACAATTCACTCAATACCAGGCATGTCTGAAATCCTCTAATTCTCCTATCACTGGAATTGCtgagtcaggtaactctactgcatgcCTTGTGTCTTTATCCTTAAAATGGGTGATTGATTCCAGTGCTACCAATCATACATCAGGTAATTCTATCATTTTTTTCAATCTTAAGTCTCATACAttttcttatgttactcttgatGATGGCTATAAAACTTGTCATGAGTTCTAGACATGTCAAATTAATACTTTCTCTTTTTATATCTTCTGTGTTATGCCTTCCTAAGTTCtcctttaatttgctttccgttaGTAAGCTCACTCGTTACATtaaattgttgtgtctcattctttaaTGATTACTATGTGTTTTAGGATTTTTCGACGAAACATGGTAGAGAATGTGAGTCAGATAGTCTTTACATCCTAGATAAGAAAATATCTCGATCTCTTGCATGTTCCACGGGTTTAACTACTTTTAATGTTCACTGTAGGTTAGGGCATCTTTCTCTCTCTGCTTTAAAGAAGTTACGTCCACAGTTTCAATCTCTATCTGTTTTAGATTGTAAGTCGTATCAGCTTGCCAAACATCATCTTttcgagtcaataaacgggcttcgtccaCCTTTGAGTTAATACATTCTGATGTTTAAGATTCTTATCCTATTATGTCTAAGTTTAGCTTTAAGTACTTTATTACTTTTGGTGATGATTTCTCCTGCACTActtagttatttttaataaagaatcattcagaattattttctattttttgtacTTTCTATACTAAAATCCAAACTCAATTCAAtctttttattcaaatattataaagtgataatgctaaaaatTCTTTTCgaggaatttcaatcttatttgtcaTAAAAAGGAATTCTTTATTAGTGTTTCTGCATTAACACTCCTTCACAGAATGGGATTATCGAACAAAAAAACTGACATCTCCTTAAAGTAGTTAAAACTCTCTTATTCCAAATAAAAATCCAAAATTATTTTTGGGCTAATATTGTGTCCACtgcttatttttttatcaatcacATGCTCTTCTCCATTCTTCGTGGTGATATtccttataatattttatttctcaGTAAATCTTTGTTTTCTATTGAACCACGTATCTTTGAGTGTACTtattttgttcgtgatgttcacTCACAAGTTATTAAATTAGATCCCAAATCACTTAAATGTGTATTTTTTAGCTGCTCTAGGTTTCaaaaaagatattattattttttccctGATTTTAATCGGTACCTTGTATCtactaatataatattttttaagtctACTCTATTTTTTCCACCATCATCTATTTATGACACACATGAAGAAAAATatgacattttaatataaactTTTCACTCCTTGTCTAACTCtcaaaattatatcaaataaataattttgacaatttaatagaataaaattatatatttaaataataataaataaaatatatataattgcatGACATGAtaagaatttaatattaaacAACACGAAAAAATgctaaattcaaagaaaagctCTTAAATAGCCTTCTACACTCCTAAAAACAAGAACGGAAGAAGAAAGCTGGCGCTTTGAATCACCCAACaatattttgcatattagaaaCTTATAACTCGAGCGAATCATGTACTGTACATTCCTCGTAAAATGCTAAATTCAAGAATTCGGTATTAGCAAGAGGTGCAACTGGgactctaaaaaaaaaaaaaaaagtaattctcATCTCTGCTACCTCTtgggaaaaaacaaaaaatcaatGCTGCCGCCAGCGGTCTACAACTAACCACTAAACCGACGCCGTGTATTCTAATTTGGCGCCTTTCGCTTTGCAATAAAATTAAAGGAAACAACAATAAGGCGTTGGTCTGAGGCCACCTCACGCTTCTCTCAGGTTCTTTCTGCAGAGGAGTCTACATGTTCCTCTCTTTCCGACGGATGCCAAACTCTCCCATTCAAATTACATAGTCAAGAGTCCggcccaaaaaaaaaattacatagtcAAGAGAAACCCCGACTATGGTTTTAGGGTTTCGGATTTGGAATTGCAATTTCCTCGAGAGGAATATTTGAGAATTACTATTCAATTGGCATTAATAATATGGGAGGCGATGATATTAGTCGAGATAAAAACAATCCATGGCAATCATCTAGCAGACCCCATCAAGAGGAAGCCGATGATATCAAACTTTGGGGAGTATTTCTCTTCGGTCTAATTGGTGCCACTGCTACCACTTTCGCTGTTAGTTCTATTTCCCTTCTCTGCTTCTGTTTATTTTGTTTGCCATGTTTGCGTATTtttgttgtttattttattgTGGAATTCTTAAATCTTATTTGCAATTAGAATCAGTAGTCTAGTGATTCGAAATAGGGTTTTAAATTTGCAATTAGTTGGACATTATGAAACTGGGTTATGGAATGGAATCCGTATAACTGTCTATACTCATCACTGTAAGACTCCCTTGGCCGAAGGTACTATATTTCCTAATTTCCCTTTTCAATTGCCTAGTTGAATGAAATTATGGTTATGAATTGGATCATAATGGAAAACAACGTTGGCTTCACCTTATGCAACAAGTATATATATTCTTCAGTacatattcatatatttttgcCTCATCAATCTAGGCTACCTTATTTAGTTATCATAAAATGCTCAAACATGAACTACTTTAACGTGGTTAAAGTATAAAATCTACCTTAATTATTGATTTCTGAGAAATTAGATTTAATTGTTGGTGGACCAACTCTGTTAGAGACACCATTTGATGGCTGTAGCGATCTGGCAGGTTGGTCAGCTGCGAAGGACTGTTGAATGGTTCAATGCTGAGGTATCAATATTCACAATGCTTGGCCTTTTGtgttttattcatattttaacctaccataattttaaaatggaaTCACTTGTTTGTTTTGTCGTTTGTAGAAGAGCAACCTTGTAGTGACACTCTACAATTATATGCTTCTTGTCCTAAAGGGGCTGTTTATTATCAAGCCAAGTTCAGCTACCAACAAGGCAATTTAAGATCATGCCATCATTGTTAATGGATTTTTGCATAAGCTAATTAAGTTTTGCATCTCCTTGATTTCTTTAAATCAAAGGAACACACACAGATAAACAGACTTGCATGCGGGTTTCCAAATACGAGACAAACTTAGTCAAACACATGGATTATAGGAATAATGTACTAACTACTAAGCCAGTTCCTCTTTTCAATAATATGAGTGATttcatctctttttttttttattattatatgaacCAATAAAGCATTACAAACTTTTTATACCTTTTTGCATTATATCTTGAGATTTAATAATCTTAGGTTCAATAACTTTTAGGAAACTCTATGGTTTGAGATGTCTCACAAAAAAGAAGTTTGCAAGAATTTTAGTAGACTCTTCAATATGCTTAAATCTGAAAGTACATTTGAAGGACAAACAGCCTGCTTctgtatattttatatttgcaCAAGTATTGTGTGTATCATTTTCCAAGCTGATCATGTATGCAAATGCATTTTATAGTTAAAAAGGTCACAGTCATCTTGGAAAGGAGGAACTGGCAGTTCTTTTCGCTCAACTTTTCAGGAGGAAGCGTGGAAAAGGTATAATCGTCGAATGCAAGAGGAATATGAAGAGGAAATGGAGAGAATAGTGAGTTCTCTTGATTTATACCTTACATGTTATATTTAGTAAACATAGTCTGTAGAATTTACAAAATTTTGTCAGTTATTTAGGTATCTTTTGTGTCTTCTTGATTGCTATCTGTTTACATGATTTCTTTACGGTGCAAGCCCTTTATCACATTATCTTACTCTTCAGTCTAGAATGCCCTAATGTGATTAACAAATGGTTATTGCAAAACTCTTCATGATAGTATATCCATACCTGAAATTTAGGCCCAAATCTGGCCAACTGATACTAGTCTTTTGAAAGTCCACCACTTATATTTTTATCACTGCAAGTTGTAGTTTTTCTATGGATCATTTGGATCATCAGCCTTTTGCATATTGAAGTTTTGTTGATGAATCTTATATGATATTTATCCTTTTGCATGCACCAGATTGTAGCATAAGCATAGGTCTTTGTTATGACTTGCCCATGTTTTTTGGTGTCTAACATTTGAACTTGCAAATTTGGAACTGATTGTCTATACTTGGTTAATTTGCATGTTTCCTTAACTGTATTTGGTTGCAATCTTGATTCCATTTTACCCTTTGTAGGAACGAATAAGGCGCATGCAAAGTGTGTTTAACCGAGAGAGGAACAAGTACAAGAGAAGCTATGAAAGCTGGAGGGAGAATGATCCAGGTTCATATCATCAGCAGTTTCAGCGAGATGATTGGTATTGGAAGACTGATTCATCCTTTAGAGATCAGAGGACTAACTTTAGGACTCCACGAGAGAGTGCAAGCTACGCGTTATCACATCATTACACAGTTTTGGGCCTTGATAGGTAATGCTATGACTCATCAACGCCTGATAGGAAACTAGTTTAAATGCTATTAATTGATAGCGATACTGTTAGACATCCTAACTGTAAAATATTATGGTGTCATACCATACTA
The sequence above is a segment of the Manihot esculenta cultivar AM560-2 chromosome 5, M.esculenta_v8, whole genome shotgun sequence genome. Coding sequences within it:
- the LOC110614330 gene encoding uncharacterized protein LOC110614330 isoform X1, which translates into the protein MGGDDISRDKNNPWQSSSRPHQEEADDIKLWGVFLFGLIGATATTFAVGQLRRTVEWFNAELKRSQSSWKGGTGSSFRSTFQEEAWKRYNRRMQEEYEEEMERIERIRRMQSVFNRERNKYKRSYESWRENDPGSYHQQFQRDDWYWKTDSSFRDQRTNFRTPRESASYALSHHYTVLGLDRSRKTPYTEAEIKKAFRAKAKEFHPDQNQDNKVIAEAKFKEVMISYEAIKQERKDTKL
- the LOC110614330 gene encoding uncharacterized protein LOC110614330 isoform X2, with product MGGDDISRDKNNPWQSSSRPHQEEADDIKLWGVFLFGLIGATATTFALKRSQSSWKGGTGSSFRSTFQEEAWKRYNRRMQEEYEEEMERIERIRRMQSVFNRERNKYKRSYESWRENDPGSYHQQFQRDDWYWKTDSSFRDQRTNFRTPRESASYALSHHYTVLGLDRSRKTPYTEAEIKKAFRAKAKEFHPDQNQDNKVIAEAKFKEVMISYEAIKQERKDTKL